In Humulus lupulus chromosome 6, drHumLupu1.1, whole genome shotgun sequence, a single genomic region encodes these proteins:
- the LOC133785698 gene encoding uncharacterized protein LOC133785698: MTETRSSIRNLETQMGQLAALMANRAQGNLPNTTEVNPKEQCQAITLRSGNSIQETAYINIPFVEALEQMPSYVKFMKDILSKERKMGEYETVALTKECSTILQRKLPQKLREPRSFTIPCTIGNIESMNALCDLGESINLMPLSVFRRLKLGEARPTTVTLQLADRSLSHPRGIIEDVLVKEDKFIFPAYFIILDMEEDTNVPLILGRPFLAIGQALIDVQKGELKLRVQGKQVVFNVLRAMTYFRASDSCFSMDVVASLVDEKKVVEDPLELSLIEEEVTEQDGKEAMEYAKWLNSYGPLKRKYFEELGSMPTRPLPSIEKPPELELKVLLNHLRYEFLGKNKTLLVIVSALLSDVKIEMLLRVLRMHMRAIGWTLANIKGISPSTVMHRILMENGIKPTIDA, encoded by the exons ATGACTGAGACTCGGTCTTCTATTAGAAATTTGGAGACTCAGATGGGGCAATTGGCTGCTCTTATGGCCAACCGTGCTCAAGGTAACCTTCCTAACACAACTGAGGTTAACCCAAAAGAGCAATGTCAGGCTATTACATTGAGAAGTGGAAATAG TATTCAAGAAACTGCATATATCAACATTCCATTTGTGGAGGCTCTAGAGCAAATGCCCAGTTACGTGAAATTCATGAAAGACATCTTGTCTAAGGAGAGAAAAATGGGAGAATATGAAACTGTGGCATTAACTAAAGAGTGTAGCACTATTCTGCAAAGGAAACTCCCTCAGAAGCTGAGAGAACCTAGGAGTtttactataccttgcaccatAGGGAATATTGAGAGCATGAATGCTCTATGTGATTTGGGAGAAAGCATTAATCTGATGCCGCTTTCAGTTTTCAGAAGATTAAAGCTGGGGGAAGCAAGGCCTACCACGGTGACATTACAATTGGCAGATCGTTCATTGTCACATCCTCGAGGTATAATAGAAGATGTCCTAGTGAAGGAGGACAAGTTTATCTTCCCAGCATATTTTATTAtacttgatatggaggaggatacaAATGTTCCACTCATCCTTGGTAGACCATTCTTGGCAATAGGCCAAGCTTTGATTGATGTGCAGAAAGGTGAGTTGAAGCTAAGAGTACAAGGTAAGCAAGTTGTTTTCAATGTACTCAGGGCTATGACTTACTTTAGGGCCAGTGATAGCTGTTTTTCTATGGATGTGGTGGCGAGTCTAGTGGATGAGAAGAAGGTAGTAGAAGACCCTCTTGAGTTGAGTCTGATAGAGGAGGAAGTTACTGAACAAGATGGGAAGGAAGCCATGGAGTATGCGAAGTGGTTGAATTCTTATGGGCCTTTGAAGAGGAAGTACTTTGAAGAGCTCGGTTCCATGCCTACAAGACCATTGCCTTCAATTGAGAAGCCGCCAGAGTTAGAATTGAAGGTATTGCTTAATCATTTGCGATATGAATTCCTCGGTAAGAACAAGACACTTCTTGTGATTGTATCTGCTTTGCTTTCAGATGTTAAAATAGAGATGTTGCTAAGGGTGTTGCGCATGCATATGAGAGCCATTGGGTGGACTTTGGCTAACATCAAGGGGATTAGCCCCTCAACAGTGATGCATAGAATTTTGATGGAAAATGGAATTAAGCCAACTATTGATGCTTAA